Proteins found in one Candidatus Syntrophosphaera sp. genomic segment:
- a CDS encoding metal ABC transporter permease, whose product MLYAFLVHALLAAVLSSVSLALFSPFVTLRRISYMGEALSHIAFAGIAIALLFSLNLQLTTLLFVVAVSLAISWLARRHKLEEANTITIFLSVSMALGIILISLKQSYSFDLASYLFGNVLMVTISDLWHLGILLVVNLAFIFLLYKELFYLSYNAEMAQFYRLPANMVNRLFMILLAANIVITLRSAGIILVSAQLILPAATAFNLVKRLDHAVLASALIAILAAVGGFALSWWLNLPTGANIVVLEFLFYLISLALSKTILAKSVA is encoded by the coding sequence ATGCTATACGCTTTTCTGGTCCATGCGCTGCTGGCAGCCGTCCTGTCTTCGGTATCCCTGGCATTGTTTTCGCCGTTTGTGACCCTGCGCCGCATTTCCTACATGGGCGAAGCGCTTTCCCACATCGCGTTTGCGGGAATCGCCATAGCCCTGCTGTTCAGCCTGAACCTGCAGCTCACCACCCTGCTCTTCGTGGTCGCCGTCAGCCTGGCCATCTCCTGGCTGGCCCGCAGGCACAAATTGGAGGAAGCCAATACCATCACCATCTTCCTCAGCGTTTCCATGGCCCTGGGCATCATCCTCATCTCCCTGAAACAGAGCTATAGCTTCGACCTGGCCAGTTATCTCTTCGGTAATGTGTTGATGGTCACAATTTCCGACCTCTGGCACCTGGGGATCTTGCTGGTGGTGAATCTGGCCTTCATCTTCCTGCTCTACAAGGAACTCTTCTATCTCTCATACAACGCGGAAATGGCGCAGTTTTACAGGCTGCCGGCCAATATGGTCAACCGCCTCTTCATGATCCTGCTGGCTGCCAACATCGTCATAACCCTGCGCTCCGCGGGGATCATCCTGGTGAGTGCCCAACTGATCCTGCCTGCCGCAACTGCCTTCAATCTGGTGAAAAGGCTGGACCATGCCGTCCTGGCCAGCGCTCTGATCGCCATTCTGGCCGCTGTTGGTGGATTCGCCCTCTCCTGGTGGCTTAATCTGCCCACCGGCGCCAACATCGTGGTTCTGGAATTCCTCTTTTACCTGATCAGCCTCGCACTGAGTAAAACCATTCTGGCCAAGTCCGTGGCTTAG
- a CDS encoding ABC transporter ATP-binding protein — MIRISGLSHCINSMPVLEDINLELTDGEFVAIIGPNGAGKSTLIKLILGFLPLQGGTIQIDGIPHLDWLKKNPIGYLPQREDFDRRFPARALDLVLMGLAGELPVGARFRPQHRKRALQALETTQTAYLAGKFIGCLSGGELRRVFLARALVSDSKYLILDEPEASVDLPGVQSFFTLLRELNKAGKTIITISHDLNTLTDYCSFLVCLNRRLHCHSQTELVNAEIIHKTFGQDVRVIMKDY, encoded by the coding sequence ATGATCAGGATCAGTGGCCTTTCCCATTGTATAAACTCAATGCCTGTCCTTGAGGACATCAACCTTGAGCTGACCGATGGCGAGTTTGTGGCCATCATCGGTCCCAACGGCGCTGGAAAATCCACCCTGATCAAGCTGATCCTGGGGTTTCTTCCCCTGCAAGGAGGAACGATACAGATCGATGGGATCCCCCATCTGGACTGGTTGAAAAAGAATCCGATCGGATACCTGCCCCAACGCGAGGATTTTGACCGTCGGTTTCCGGCCCGGGCTTTGGACCTCGTTTTAATGGGCCTGGCGGGTGAACTCCCTGTGGGAGCCAGATTCAGGCCCCAGCACCGCAAACGCGCGCTCCAGGCCCTGGAAACCACCCAAACAGCCTATCTGGCCGGAAAATTCATCGGATGCCTCTCCGGAGGTGAATTGCGGCGTGTTTTCCTGGCCCGCGCTTTGGTCTCAGACAGCAAATACCTGATCCTGGACGAACCTGAAGCCTCGGTCGATCTGCCCGGCGTACAAAGCTTCTTCACCTTGCTCAGAGAACTGAACAAGGCCGGAAAGACCATCATCACTATCTCCCACGACCTGAACACCCTCACCGATTACTGCAGTTTTCTGGTTTGCCTGAACCGGCGCCTGCACTGCCACAGCCAAACCGAACTGGTAAATGCCGAGATCATCCACAAAACCTTCGGCCAGGACGTGCGCGTGATCATGAAGGACTATTGA
- a CDS encoding M6 family metalloprotease domain-containing protein: MKQFWMTLLFLPPLFLCAANFINLPTAVEQPDGSVLALLASGDEFANRLHDAEGFSIMQSSADGYYYYAVLAGGEPVPSAWRVDAHDPRALGLVPGINISPAAYQAKVDFMTSHARSGSRGPNLGTVNNLVVYIKFSDQTEFEVSRGEYDAKFNSVGADEYSLRNYFHQVSYDQLDYVSHHYPVCAPEVNLSYTDSHPRAYYMPYNAVTNPQGYRDYQRTDREHILLANALNAISSQVPASLNIDADNDGFVDNVCFIIRGPHTAWAELLWAHRWALYAQDVYINGKMVWDFTFQPENQNSVRTLCHEMFHSVGAPDLYHYNFDGLTPAGCWDIMESGNGHMGMHMKARYGGWISPIPTISEGFHTLSPVTSATNNAYRVPLSGTEYLVLEYRKQDSDIFEAGLPGSGLLIHRINEAQNGNAQGPPDEVYVFRPQGGPANNGLIAQAAFSLDSSRTEFNQFSDPNCFLGSGNPIPVNIHSISEAGGTISFILGQSSGPLPPQIGNLSPADGEILTPGEHQISAEITAPGDVIVSVEFSLDGMILGLLYSSPYVLDIPDGFLTPGHHEIKVRATTGSGLSSVRQARVRMVDPQQPTWFNWLSDAPVHSEFGRGAVPIKAAVDFNLGAEDFNLKKVAFMLSADPWGFPAVPGLVNIKVNRFAEGAITSQTLLDIGDVMCDLGQWFELDVDSDVVLNGQIAVILDLFEYQIIHFDTNGVCGHSWLTEPDRPWTDALGRGVVGAAVIEVQLQSPYVSNPEDTVPAAISGLKQYPNPFSAKTTLSFELRSAQPVRISIYNLRGQKVAELIDSNLPAGSHSLEWDGRNRSGREAGAGIYLCRLKAGAETFYRRMAIVK, translated from the coding sequence ATGAAACAATTTTGGATGACGCTTTTATTCCTGCCGCCGTTGTTCCTCTGCGCGGCCAATTTCATAAATCTGCCCACCGCGGTGGAGCAGCCCGACGGATCCGTCCTGGCGTTGCTGGCTTCGGGAGACGAATTTGCCAACCGGCTGCACGACGCGGAGGGTTTTTCCATCATGCAAAGCTCCGCGGACGGATACTACTATTATGCCGTTTTGGCTGGCGGAGAACCGGTTCCCTCGGCCTGGCGGGTCGATGCACATGATCCCCGCGCTCTGGGCCTGGTTCCCGGGATCAACATTTCCCCGGCGGCATACCAGGCGAAGGTGGATTTCATGACTTCCCATGCCCGGAGCGGCTCGCGCGGGCCAAACCTGGGAACGGTCAACAACCTCGTGGTCTATATCAAATTCAGCGACCAGACGGAGTTTGAGGTTTCCCGCGGGGAATACGACGCCAAATTCAACTCCGTGGGCGCGGACGAATATTCACTGCGCAACTATTTCCACCAGGTGAGCTACGACCAGCTGGATTACGTTTCCCACCACTATCCGGTCTGCGCCCCAGAGGTCAATCTTTCCTATACGGACAGCCATCCGCGGGCATATTACATGCCCTACAACGCCGTCACCAATCCCCAGGGCTATCGGGATTACCAGCGCACGGACAGAGAACACATCCTGCTGGCCAACGCCCTCAATGCAATATCCTCGCAGGTCCCGGCCAGCTTGAACATCGACGCGGACAACGACGGCTTCGTGGACAACGTCTGCTTCATCATCCGCGGGCCCCATACCGCCTGGGCCGAACTGCTCTGGGCGCATCGCTGGGCGCTTTACGCCCAGGATGTGTACATCAACGGCAAGATGGTCTGGGATTTCACCTTCCAGCCGGAAAACCAGAACAGCGTGCGCACCCTCTGCCACGAGATGTTCCATTCCGTGGGCGCGCCGGACCTCTACCACTACAATTTTGACGGGCTCACCCCGGCCGGCTGCTGGGACATCATGGAAAGCGGCAACGGGCATATGGGCATGCACATGAAAGCGCGCTACGGCGGCTGGATAAGCCCCATACCCACCATCTCAGAAGGCTTCCATACCCTCAGTCCGGTTACCTCGGCCACCAACAACGCCTATCGCGTACCGCTTTCCGGGACTGAATACCTGGTCCTGGAATACCGCAAGCAGGATTCCGACATTTTTGAGGCAGGCCTGCCCGGCTCCGGACTCCTCATCCACCGGATCAATGAAGCCCAAAACGGAAACGCGCAGGGCCCTCCGGACGAGGTATACGTCTTCCGTCCCCAAGGCGGGCCAGCGAACAACGGCCTGATCGCGCAAGCCGCTTTCAGCCTGGACAGCAGCCGCACGGAATTCAACCAGTTCAGCGACCCCAACTGCTTCCTTGGCTCCGGAAATCCCATTCCCGTGAACATCCACAGCATTTCAGAGGCCGGCGGGACCATCTCTTTCATCCTGGGCCAAAGTTCAGGTCCGCTGCCTCCGCAGATCGGCAACCTGAGCCCCGCGGACGGGGAGATCCTCACTCCCGGCGAACATCAGATCAGCGCGGAGATCACGGCTCCCGGGGATGTTATCGTGTCCGTGGAGTTCAGCCTGGACGGGATGATCCTGGGCCTGCTCTACTCAAGCCCGTATGTGTTGGACATTCCGGATGGCTTCCTCACTCCCGGCCATCACGAGATCAAGGTCCGCGCCACCACGGGCTCCGGCTTGAGCTCAGTCCGGCAAGCCCGGGTCCGGATGGTCGATCCCCAGCAGCCAACTTGGTTCAACTGGTTGAGCGACGCTCCGGTGCACTCCGAATTTGGCCGGGGCGCCGTTCCGATCAAGGCGGCGGTGGATTTCAACCTCGGCGCTGAGGATTTCAATCTCAAAAAAGTGGCTTTCATGCTTTCCGCCGATCCCTGGGGCTTTCCGGCAGTGCCGGGCCTGGTGAATATCAAGGTGAACCGCTTCGCCGAAGGGGCCATAACCAGCCAGACCTTGCTGGATATCGGCGACGTGATGTGCGACCTGGGGCAATGGTTCGAGCTCGACGTGGACAGCGATGTGGTCCTGAACGGGCAGATCGCTGTGATCCTGGACCTCTTTGAGTATCAGATCATCCATTTCGATACCAACGGTGTATGCGGCCACAGCTGGCTTACGGAACCGGACCGGCCCTGGACCGACGCGCTGGGCCGCGGCGTCGTGGGAGCCGCGGTTATCGAGGTCCAACTCCAATCACCCTATGTTTCCAATCCAGAGGACACAGTTCCGGCCGCCATCAGCGGTTTGAAGCAATACCCCAATCCATTCAGCGCTAAAACCACTCTCAGCTTTGAGCTTCGATCGGCACAGCCTGTCCGGATCAGCATCTATAACCTCCGGGGGCAGAAAGTGGCAGAACTGATCGATTCCAACCTGCCCGCGGGAAGCCACAGCTTGGAATGGGACGGGCGCAACCGGTCCGGCCGTGAAGCCGGGGCCGGGATCTATCTGTGCCGGCTCAAAGCTGGCGCAGAGACGTTTTATCGCCGGATGGCGATAGTCAAATGA
- a CDS encoding DUF2156 domain-containing protein, which translates to MLNLKSLGPADIPILREYLVKHPRQACDYSICNLMTWGRIYNNQYAIWRDHLILVNPKYDYVFYPVGPGLSSAELLELIDIYRSTGPEAELILIPEDWETTNPDLGDYFQIEHIRDWDDYVYAVESMVNLSGKKLAKKKNLISQFVRNYPDYTVLPITPAKLDVIRRFTQKWQRERNVEGIYLNTEFQAICNTLELWDQIPVDGLLICHHNLISAYAIFSEITTDMVNIHFEKFDPDMKGSAQIINWETARRLRGRYKWINREQDMGLEGLRQAKSSYAPDFMVKFIVGRPL; encoded by the coding sequence ATGCTGAACCTCAAATCCCTCGGTCCGGCCGACATTCCCATCCTGCGCGAGTATCTGGTCAAACATCCACGCCAGGCCTGCGATTATTCCATCTGCAATCTGATGACCTGGGGCCGCATTTACAACAACCAATACGCCATCTGGCGCGATCATCTGATCCTGGTCAATCCCAAATATGACTATGTCTTTTATCCCGTCGGGCCGGGATTAAGCTCAGCCGAATTGCTTGAATTGATCGACATCTACCGGAGTACCGGTCCCGAGGCGGAACTGATCCTGATCCCGGAGGATTGGGAAACCACCAATCCGGACCTGGGGGATTACTTCCAGATCGAGCATATCCGGGATTGGGACGACTATGTCTACGCGGTCGAGAGCATGGTGAACCTGAGCGGCAAAAAGCTGGCCAAGAAGAAAAACCTGATCTCCCAGTTCGTGCGAAATTATCCGGATTACACCGTGCTGCCCATCACGCCTGCCAAGCTCGATGTGATCAGGCGCTTCACGCAAAAATGGCAAAGGGAGCGCAACGTGGAGGGGATCTATCTGAACACCGAATTCCAGGCCATCTGCAACACCCTGGAGCTTTGGGACCAGATCCCCGTGGATGGGCTCTTGATCTGCCACCACAACCTGATCTCGGCCTACGCGATCTTCAGCGAGATTACTACCGACATGGTGAACATCCATTTTGAAAAATTCGATCCGGACATGAAAGGCAGCGCCCAGATCATCAATTGGGAGACGGCCAGGCGCTTGCGGGGCAGATACAAATGGATCAACCGCGAGCAGGACATGGGCCTGGAGGGCCTGAGGCAGGCTAAAAGCAGCTACGCGCCTGATTTCATGGTCAAATTCATCGTCGGCAGGCCCCTATAG
- a CDS encoding GNAT family N-acetyltransferase yields MPDIKISIVKEANPEAILALYRHPGWWQTDENPEYLATVAKIMADTYCFVIAEDKEEIVGMGRAISDGVSDAYIQDVVVHSDYRGRGIGKAIIGKLLEKLKADQIQWIGLISEPGYERFYESLGFARMEGYTPFLLKQD; encoded by the coding sequence ATGCCTGACATAAAGATAAGCATCGTCAAGGAAGCGAATCCGGAAGCCATTCTGGCTCTCTACCGGCATCCCGGTTGGTGGCAGACCGACGAGAATCCGGAGTACCTTGCCACAGTCGCAAAGATTATGGCGGACACCTACTGCTTTGTGATCGCGGAAGACAAAGAGGAGATCGTCGGAATGGGGCGCGCCATCAGCGACGGGGTCAGCGACGCCTATATCCAGGATGTCGTTGTGCATAGCGATTACCGGGGCAGGGGTATCGGCAAGGCAATCATTGGCAAGTTGCTGGAAAAACTCAAGGCCGACCAGATCCAGTGGATCGGTCTGATCTCCGAGCCTGGCTACGAAAGGTTTTACGAATCCCTGGGCTTTGCCCGGATGGAGGGTTACACGCCCTTCCTGCTCAAACAGGACTGA